The Mya arenaria isolate MELC-2E11 chromosome 15, ASM2691426v1 genomic sequence CCGCCATTGACGATTTCTGTTCTATCGATGACACAATAGTGTTATTCCTGACAATTTGCAATGGAAAACTTGACGGCGTGTATTTTGTTATCTTGAGAGCTTTTCAAGTGTCTATTGCTTTATAAAGTaccattgtattatttgtaatCGTTGATTCGAAAAAGGAAACTCTTGCAAAATAAATACCTTATTGTTTGAAATGCAAACTCAATGcattatttgtacatgtaaagCCATGACCGAGCCACTCACCTACTGACACTGCGTTTATATAGTTGTACCTGATAACGCTGATTAAGCATTATTCAAACTGACATACGATACACGTAAAGATTTGTACTGATTTAACGAACATTTCGTCGCAATAATTTAACATGAGAATTCATCCAACAAGTACCTATTGGAATGTACAACCAGTATATTAACAGGTTATAAAACGACACCAGCTTCATCTGCACTCCCATTGTACGTTCATGGTCACTGACgacatgtatgtacatgaatataacaataatatggTAAAAGGAGCAATAAATTTGTTCCATTTACGGTCAAAGACATGAAGTGTATGTCCTTCTTACATTCACATTCGTTCAAATAAacgaatacatgtatgtatactaTGAATCAATATACTTATCCTGAAACAGTCATCATGTCATCAAACAACTTTAAAAATTGATcgttattcttattattttaaaatatctaaaaatgaaagtaaGTAAACTTTTCTTACCTTGGCACCGATCTGGTTGCCGCACTGGCCAGCCTGCATGTGCACGATTTCACGCATGTTGaagttttgtgtgtttttctaaCGTgggaatataaatataacttctTGCTTGTTAAGCACTGACTACACTATTAATTTCAGATTCCCTTCAATAAATACTGTCGCAACCTCTTAACCGTCTCCTCTGTATACATCCGCGGATTGACTTTCGGTTTAAGGACTTTATTTTCTGTATTCGTGAAAATAAGCGTTAATTATCCcgtattttaagtatttattgaataaatattaattttagaatatgtatatattgggAATAATGTCATATATGTAAACTTTGTGATGAAAATATGACGGACTATTTTTTGAAATAGGGTGTAGAAATACATATCAGACTACAGGTCATGTTTAGGTGTTTCCCGGGGAGATTGCAGATCATGTTTGGACATTGTAGATTAGCGAGGTCGATAGTGATTAtgacttttgttttcaataataaactAAGCTGGTATTATTCCTTCATGCGGAAAATTCGACTATTGTTAAAATAGtgttaatacaatgttttaaaattaaactgatACATAACCAGTAATCTTTATCTTAGACTActtgaaatgttattaaatttttGGCAAGTGAAATACGGTGATATAGCGCATGGGAATAAGATCTCataatattttgcttatttttggTTACAAAGTATGCTATGGAACAAGAATAAACGACAACAAATGCTATCTCTGtttggtactttatttattgcTTAAATATGTGACTTAAACTAGATCATTGGATACACGCCTTTGATACATTATttatacttattaaaataatggaaaCGATATTGAATTTGTTGGGGAAAGCATTAAATGTCAGTGGGTTTCGAATCGCGAACGCTGGCAGGCTGGACTCAAGAATCACATCGGGCTGAGATATAACGACATCTTCTTTCCAATCGTTGATGCGTTCATGCCTATTATAagtttggtgtgttttttgtacAGGGAAAGTGTACGTATGAGACGAAATACCTTTTGGgaataataagtaaatatacTGAACAGTAATGGTTGagttcttttaaataaaactgatgGAATCATATTAAGGCACAAATGAAGGTTTCGGCGATTGAATATAGATTTAGTGTTGGCCATGCGTCCGTCCGCACGTACAACTAGGACTTTTGAGTTTAATTGCCATTTTGGAACTAAGGGGCTTTTTGTAtagttttctatataaaaagttCATAATAACACCTGCTTATGAACAattgttagaaaaaaatcataaaccaCAAATGTTGATCCGTCCGTCCATCATTCGTTCCGCCCGTCTGTCCGGatacattgttaattttgttatgtAGCTTGTAGACATAACTTAATGAAACTGTGAGGTGTGTACACTCATAGTGATGTGTTTCACGCGCAATGCTGGTCCGCATGTATACTGGCACTCGGGCAAGGCCCATCCGGCGAGTCTTCGagaagattgttagtcattttaggtttttggagcacaGTGCACAGACAATATGTAACcatggttagagctaccctggctCTTAAGCGTGCACCAGTGTAGAGCACTGTCACATGTGACCCACAGGAAGGCAATGAGTATCTCTTGTAAGTGGTGCGGCAGAAAATCGGACCTGCGACCCCAGAGTGGTAGtttgttaccactagaccacggatccgacACAAGGGTCAGTCACATAAGATAAACTgcaaatttattgttaaataaaggCTTCAATGTGTCCGTCCGGGGCCCTTACTATGTATTTGATAGACATAAATTAATGAAACTGgcattatatgtttataattatagtGTGGTGGAAGAGCGCACGTTTTATCTGGATCGAATCGGAACACACcagttattttgtatatctATTTATTGACCGATCTAATGACAAtataacgcaaaaaagttataGTGACGATGCTGTTTTTGACGCTGTAGAATATGATCGAagaattatattatataaaatttcaaaagaCAAAGATGATGACAACGGTGACATTAAAATTACCTAATGAATGGTGGCCATGGTTATAACGAGGATGATAATGCTGTCGAATATGTGGCTACTGCAGCGTCTACTGTCGCTGCTTCCGCATACAATGCTGACGACGACGAAAAACACAAAGGACTGCGAGGATgctggtgttgatgatgataacaacGACGACGAATAATCgacaatatcatttttacaacggTAATCATCGGAAAAGAAATCATggaacagaaaaaaatgcacacTACATTTGTATTATACAGTCTTCCCTCAAATACTAAGGctaatgttattttatacaaGAAAGTATAATACAAGTAAGTTAATACTGGGGATGCATATGGCAACGCGAGTATCCGAGTAGATCGCCCGAGTACTCGAGTGAGGGTCTGTTCCAGGAATTGATATAGAGGAGACGTAAGTAATGGACACAACCTTTTGACAAGCGCCCCTTCCCcagatttgaaaatgaaattgtttcaaatgttggCATGGAGGTTTTGGGGACCTCTCtccataaaaaagtaaacttggacgatttgaGGTGGGTAGGGGCCTTGTGCACgtcccccccccctcccacccTGGACCCTCCAGTGCGAGCACTAATTTACTACTCGAGTACTTAAATTTCACTTAAACCACGATAGACAGACGACATATAGACGATGTAACAGTACTGGTGCTTCGCAAACAAGACACAAGGTACGGGCCCTCTAATCCCCGTACAAGTAagttaataacttaatacaaaacaaaacttgaatcaattatgaacaatattttttctctgtttTACCGATAAAGTATCACCAGGGTTTTCAACGGGGTCTGAAAACCCTGACAAAAACggaaacaatataaaaactGATGTTTGATGAGAAGGCTTTCTTTGCTTTTCAAGCGCTGAAATACGAACTTTTCCTTAGAACTGCGACTTGCCAACACTACCCCAAAGAGCCGCCAGTTCATATGACATAAAATGACGAGCAAAATGTCAATTGTGCGTTCTGGGTTCTGTCTTTTAGCTTGATGActaaatctgataaaaaaatccTCAAGTCCATTTCCTGGGTAAAAACCAGCACTATGTCAAATGTCCTATGGCCTGAGAAAGTTCCCTTGGTAAAGCTTGAACCCAGAACATCTTGGGTGAGTGACTGACGCCTAATCACCTTTACCACTCTCAAACTCGTgctttattgccaaaattgagAAGtgtaaacaagaaaacaatgcatttataatatgcataatataCAGCCAATATATGCAGCCAATTTTATAATACTGGTCAACTTTCCCATTCAActcaaattaattttgaaactattttgaTAACCTGTGACAACAACCTATACAcgttttatacaattgaataAAAGGAAATTTAACACTTACTAATCAAACAAGACCCAGAGGCGCatccaggattcgacgttagagggggtgtaactAAGGGATGTAACCCTTTGATTTGCGCCCCTCCCTTAGAACCGAAATTTGGAAATTTGATTGGTTTAAAGAGTgctggcgggggggggggggagggggttgGTTACACCCCCAAGAAAATGTTCACAATGACtacgaaatggtgcattttgttttGGGCGTATTTAACCAACTTTTTGCTCGTATATTAAGATATAAGTAAACTTGGACTatacggggggggggggggggagggctggatccgctagtgactGGGAATTATAGTTGGGACTTGtttaaccaaacattttgtAAAGCAATAGGAGAGGGGTGATGTTTTGTTAGGTTGTAGAAATGTGTCCTTGAATGCATATTCTAGCTAAAGAAGGAAATATCTTGGATTACGACGTGTTTTCATAAACCAAATTACGACCTCATTTCTGTCTTGAGTTGTAATACTAATACTAAAGTCTTAACCGATAGACGATTTCGGTGGTGGGAAATGTAGGCTATAATCTTAGTATGTTTAGTCGTGTATATAGGTAGTGGAAAGACATGATCTTGGTATAATTCATTcacattttgatttgaaaatatatatttcgatcaagtatcaataaaattatttaatagcCATACCTTTGTGTGTTTGGCAATACGTCAAAAGATGAATATAGATTTGAATAATAcctttattaattaaacaaattcaCAACGTGAGTCAGGTATAAAGGATCTAAATTCAGCCCAAAACGTTTGCAAGCATTCTCAACGCACGTAGTCATTGTTAAGTAAATAAGAATCACATGACCGGGAGATAACACTATTGTATATACGGGTCTTACATTTAAGCTGAAATTGTATAATTAAGTCAATGCAGACAATTTTACTTTTctcttaaatttatttttatagaagCTAACCTGGTTGCCAGTGATCAGGAAGACTTCAGATCAGTGAATGGTATCTCAGAAAATCACAGTACAAAGATTGTAAACACTCGTTCAATAAGGATGTTTTTCTGTAGTCGTCCAAATGTTCTATACATTGTAAAACCTTGACATACGGCTCTTTGTAATAAAACACGTTTTGTTCGCGCGGgtagttttattttgctgtCGATCCAATTGATTTCTGTTGATATAATCGCTGCACATTTTATATGCTTAAGATGTCACCTAGTATTCGGATccaaattgcatttaaaatctaaatattcTCTTAAGATATCTCATCATTTTGAGATAAagtttaacacattttaattgttaaaccaaTCTAGATTTAGAGATTAAGTTGAGCGTTTTAAATCCACCATTTTCATATTTGAGTTCTTGCTTTTTTATCGGgtgaatcatcatcatcatcatcatcatcatcatcatcatcatcatcaccaccatcatcatcatcatcatcatcatcatcatcatcatcatcatcatcatcaacaccagcGACTTAATCATTCCTAATCCATATTTCAATCAacatcaccattatcatcatctttgagaacattaaaaacacaaaagctGTTTTTTATTTCgctatttttattcatatttaatactgttttataacttattttgtaaaataaaaacattttaaaaataaaacttatcacAGTTTCAGCTGGTTCTTATATCTTTTTAATGCGTagtatttaaacagttttaggtgtacattatttttattcgCTACTTTGCATGAAATCAGTGATCTCACAAGgttcatatttcattattatttcttattgtcATGTCAAGCCGGCAgtgccaaaataaaatatagataacGATGTTTTTTGAGTATTTTGTTATTCGTATAACATTTAGGCCTCCTCTTCACCCTCCTCCTCGTCGAATTCTCCCTCTTCCTCGGCGGTGGCGTCCTGGTACTGCTGGTACTCAGACACCAAGTCGTTCATGTTCGACTCAGCCTCGGTGAATTCCATCTCGTCCATGCCCTCGCCAGTGTACCAATGGAGGAAAGCCTTACGCCTGAACATAGCGGTAAACTGCTCAGAGATACGCTTGAACAGCTCCTGGATGGCGGTGCTGTTACCGATGAAGGTGCCAGACATCTTAAGACCACGGGGTGGGATGTCGCAGACAGCGGTCTTCACGTTGTTGGGGATCCATTCAACGAAGTAGCTGCTGTTCTTGTTCTGGACGTTCAACATCTGCTCGTCGACCTCCTTCATGGACATACGTCCACGGAACATGGCGGCGACGGTCAGGTACCTGCCGTGACGTGGGTCACAGGCGGCCATCATGTTCTTGGCGTCGAACATCTGCTGGGTGAGCTCTGGGACGGTGAGTGCCCTGTACTGCTGGCTGCCACGGGATGTAAGAGGAGCGAACCCGGGCATGAAGAAGTGGAGACGGGGGAAGGGAACCATGTTGACGGCCAGTTTTCGCAGATCGGCGTTCAGCTGACCGGGGAATCGGAGGCAGCATGTGACCCCGGACATGGTGGCGGAGACGAGATGGTTCAAGTCACCGTATGTTGGGGTGGTCAGTTTCAGTGTCCTGAAGCAAATGTCGTAGAGGGCCTCGTTGTCGATGCAGTATGTCTCGTCTGTGTTCTCGACCAGCTGGTGGACTGACAGGGTGGCGTTGTAGGGCTCAACGACAGTGTCGGATACCTGATGTCATAAAAAGCTTTTGTTAGAATACTTTACAAACTCGGGCTTTCTTAAGAAAAGTTGCGTGTTTAATTTACTTAATTAAGGTAAGTAcaatttctatatatattttatatgtagtaGATTGACATTTAATTAGTACGGAAGATAAGACGAAACTTAGTTTTGTAAAAATCTAGGAACATGTTTCGAAGAAACAGAACAAGCAATTCAAAGAACGCATTGTAATATTATCGGGTGTGAACATACCTTAGGTGATGGTACGACGGAGAATGTGTTCATGATTCGGTCGGGGTACTCCTCACGGATTTTGGAGATGAGGAGGGTTCCCATGCCGGACCCGGTGCCGCCACCGAGGGAGTGTGTCAGCTGGAATCCCTGAAGGCAGTCGCAGCTCTCAGCCTCCTTTCGGACAACGTCAAGGACGGAGTCGACGAGCTCAGCGCCCTCTGTGTAGTGACCCTTGGCCCAGTTGTTTCCGGCGCCACTCTGTCCGAACACGAAGTTGTCGGGTCTGAAGATCTGGCCGAATGGGCCGGACCTGACGGAGTCCATGGTTCCGGGCTCGAGA encodes the following:
- the LOC128218904 gene encoding tubulin beta-4B chain-like, coding for MREIVHMQAGQCGNQIGAKFWEVISDEHGIDPTGTYHGDSDLQLERINVYYNEATGGKYVPRAVLVDLEPGTMDSVRSGPFGQIFRPDNFVFGQSGAGNNWAKGHYTEGAELVDSVLDVVRKEAESCDCLQGFQLTHSLGGGTGSGMGTLLISKIREEYPDRIMNTFSVVPSPKVSDTVVEPYNATLSVHQLVENTDETYCIDNEALYDICFRTLKLTTPTYGDLNHLVSATMSGVTCCLRFPGQLNADLRKLAVNMVPFPRLHFFMPGFAPLTSRGSQQYRALTVPELTQQMFDAKNMMAACDPRHGRYLTVAAMFRGRMSMKEVDEQMLNVQNKNSSYFVEWIPNNVKTAVCDIPPRGLKMSGTFIGNSTAIQELFKRISEQFTAMFRRKAFLHWYTGEGMDEMEFTEAESNMNDLVSEYQQYQDATAEEEGEFDEEEGEEEA